ATAAACTGAAATCCAATGGGGATTATGATTGTGGTTTCCACCCATCAAGATCGTAACACCACTTGCAATACATACGTAGTTTCCAATAATGAGTTCATCAATGTGCCACCCATTTTGCTCAATTGGATTAGAGAGTGATTGTGAAAAACGATCACCCCACATATAACGCACACATCCATCTTCAAATGGCATTCCATCATAGTATCCAGAGTAGTAGGAATGATGCCCGACCTTGATAAGCGGATTTGTTATGATATCTTCTAAATAACGTATTTCAGACCAATGTTTATAATATTCAGTTTTCATAAGTTCCTCGTTTCTAAATTTTAATTTTAAATCTAGAAACGCGTCACCACGGCGACATTTTTCAGTCGCTTTAATCTACGAACCATAATCAGACTCCTTTGTGCAATAGTTTAACTTTCGATAGACTGGTTGTCAATCTAACAGATTTGGAAATCTTGTGACAACAATCACAGTCTTTATTCATTTGTGACATTTAAAGGGCCACTGATGACATTATGCACGGATTGTGAAGAATATATGGTAATTTGAACATTGTTAATAAAATAAATAAAAGGAGAACACTATGAAAAAAACAATGACTCTGGTCCTCATCATGGCAATGGGGATTCTCTCGGTTACTGGAAATAGAGTATTCGCAGATGATACAGATGGGAATACTCCTGTGAATTTCGTGGATTCAAACTTGGAACGATACCTTCGCATCAGCTACTTTTATGATCTTCCAGAAGGTGAACCAATAACACGTGATATGATGACAACGGTTCATTCCGTATCTTTAACCTTCTGTGACTATAATGATGAATGGGAATGTGAGTTGCGAACGATTCGTGATTTTTCTGGAATTGAATATGCACTGAATCTGGAGTATATTACTATGGATCCTGAACCAGGAAACATAATTATTCCAGAGAATCTAGCGCTGCTCTCAGGATTACAAAATGCAAGATATCTCAATTTAGGGATTGCTCAATCTTATGATACATGGACAAATCCGCTAACTGAAACAGAAACAAATGCTCTTAAGGATTTCTATCTCACAATTTTAAGTGAACTTGGTAACACAGGTTTTGAAGAGGTGCTTATAAACTATATGTTCGTAACGATGGATTATTCATGGATTGTTGGTTTGGATCTTCATGCACTCACCCACGGATTCAGAAATTACTTTGAGGAAATGCCTTCATCCGATGTCGTGAATTATACCATCGAAACCAATGATGATGGCGATATTGTATACCGCTTCCGTTATGAAAACCCTATAAATACGGTTTATGTTGGTGAGGATGGATTCATTCGCGAAGATTCAAATAGAGACTACCAAAATCTTCAAATAATAAGTTATGGCGAAAGTCAGCTTGATGAATCACGAATAGCTGTTTATGACAGTGAAGGAAACGAGGTTGACGAAACAAACTTTTCATATTTGGAGTTTGAGTTGTCCGAAGCGGAATTTCAAAATCTTAATCAAGATATGGCTCTAATATCCTTGTCGATGTTTCAAGAGTCATCTACTACAGAAACAAACTTATCACTCCATAATTTAGTTTCAATTTATGTTGGAGAGGAAACAACGACTCCCGAACCGATACAAACGTATACGGTACAGTTCAATTCTCATGGAGGGTCAGATGTTGCGTCGATTACAAATGTGGAATCGGGAAGCAAAATCGCACAGCCCTCTAATCCTTCCCGAGTTGGCTACAATTTTGAAGGATGGTATCAGAGCGAGAATTACGAATTAACATGGGACTTTGAGTCTGATTCTGTTGTGGCTGACACAACACTTCATGCAAAGTGGTCGATGGTTCTTAATCCTGAGCCAACACCGCGATACACGGTGCGCTTTGATTCGCATGGTGGTACTTCAGTTGCTTCACAAGTAAACCTTGCTCCAAATTCATTGGTTGAGCAACCAGGAATTCCAACGCGTGAAGGGTATCATTTTGTGGGTTGGTATCAGCAAGCAACTTACATGACAAGTTGGGACTTTGAAAATGATACAGTAAACGAAGATATTGTACTTCATGCACAATGGCAAGTAAGTACGGGTCCTGTCAATCCAGACGAAAATATTCAACCAAAATTGCCAGAAACGGGTATTTCTTCAATGCTAAATGCTCTAGGTTTCTGTACAATCATTGCGGGAACGATTATTATATCTTACAAAAAGAAATCAGAATTATAAAAAGCATAACCCCCATGCTTTTTTTCTTGAACTCATAAATCTCTGCACGATTTTGTTATTAATGACACATGTATTACTGATTTGTAATACATGGAATCGAATCCTTCATGATATAATAAAAACAAGAGGAAGAAGGTCATGTAATGGGAACAAAAAGGGTAATTCGTAAACCAAGATGGGGGATGATAATTGGCTTGACAAGCTTGTGTGTGGCGCTCATTATTAGTGGTATTGTACTTTATCGTACTATTAGTACTGGAAATATTTTGGGGAAGTCTTATTATAATGATTTAGAAACAGAACGAATCTCAGAAAATTCGCCTCAGAATATCCACATTGAATATCCACGCACTGGCAATGAAACTGTCAATGCATTTATCAAAAACTTTATAGATACGAAATACTCAGATTTTAAGAAAACACTGAACGCGGACATTGAGAATGCTGAGTTTAACATCAGTTATGAGTCATCAGTATTTAATGAAGATATCGTTTCGTTCTATTTTTCAACATACGCAATTCAACCGGGGATGGCACACGGAGATCGTGGAATTGATACATTTACATTTGATATGAAATCGGGGAAATGTGTCACTCTAAACGAACTTTTTGTGGACCAAAAATATCATGAAAAGTTTCTTAAACAATTACAAGAAAAAGTTACGGACATTGTCAGTGAGGATTCTGATAATCCATATTTAAGTACTGATGAAGTTATTCGTGTTGTCAAAGACACCAAACATTTCACCATATCGCATAACTCCTTGTTTGCGTACTTTGAACCCTATCAAATTGCGCCTGGATATAAAGCAACACAAATAATTTCAATTAGTTTATCAGATGTTCAAGGTCTCAAACTTGAACAAATTGAGAAAGTAGCACAGAATATTACAGTACAAAACTTCGCAGAATCACAGTTCTATAAAGAACAACACCGTAGGTTTGTTAAATCATATGAAGGTAAGAAATTGATCGCACTGACCTTCGATGATGGGCCACACCAAACGCTAACACCCCAACTCCTAGATATTCTGAAACAAAAGGATACTGAAGCAACCTTTTTTGT
The window above is part of the Erysipelothrix sp. HDW6C genome. Proteins encoded here:
- a CDS encoding InlB B-repeat-containing protein — protein: MKKTMTLVLIMAMGILSVTGNRVFADDTDGNTPVNFVDSNLERYLRISYFYDLPEGEPITRDMMTTVHSVSLTFCDYNDEWECELRTIRDFSGIEYALNLEYITMDPEPGNIIIPENLALLSGLQNARYLNLGIAQSYDTWTNPLTETETNALKDFYLTILSELGNTGFEEVLINYMFVTMDYSWIVGLDLHALTHGFRNYFEEMPSSDVVNYTIETNDDGDIVYRFRYENPINTVYVGEDGFIREDSNRDYQNLQIISYGESQLDESRIAVYDSEGNEVDETNFSYLEFELSEAEFQNLNQDMALISLSMFQESSTTETNLSLHNLVSIYVGEETTTPEPIQTYTVQFNSHGGSDVASITNVESGSKIAQPSNPSRVGYNFEGWYQSENYELTWDFESDSVVADTTLHAKWSMVLNPEPTPRYTVRFDSHGGTSVASQVNLAPNSLVEQPGIPTREGYHFVGWYQQATYMTSWDFENDTVNEDIVLHAQWQVSTGPVNPDENIQPKLPETGISSMLNALGFCTIIAGTIIISYKKKSEL
- a CDS encoding polysaccharide deacetylase family protein, which gives rise to MGTKRVIRKPRWGMIIGLTSLCVALIISGIVLYRTISTGNILGKSYYNDLETERISENSPQNIHIEYPRTGNETVNAFIKNFIDTKYSDFKKTLNADIENAEFNISYESSVFNEDIVSFYFSTYAIQPGMAHGDRGIDTFTFDMKSGKCVTLNELFVDQKYHEKFLKQLQEKVTDIVSEDSDNPYLSTDEVIRVVKDTKHFTISHNSLFAYFEPYQIAPGYKATQIISISLSDVQGLKLEQIEKVAQNITVQNFAESQFYKEQHRRFVKSYEGKKLIALTFDDGPHQTLTPQLLDILKQKDTEATFFVLGSQVKKNPEIVRRAYAEGHAIGSHTYSHYNLVNLTPEEVASEFERTNEQILLATGESPIMMRPPYGSFNDEIAQNANAAIILWSVDTQDWNGLDAKTIVDNVVSDSKDGSIVLMHDIHKASIEAVPVIIDALHEEGYTLVSVETLLEVRGGLENGEAYYAAYE